A single window of Flagellimonas maritima DNA harbors:
- the ruvB gene encoding Holliday junction branch migration DNA helicase RuvB: MNENLNPTPDNFSEEELDIERALRPITFDDFTGQEQVLENLKIFVQAANLRDEALDHTLFHGPPGLGKTTLAHILANELGVGIKITSGPVLDKPGDLAGLLTNLEERDVLFIDEIHRLSPIVEEYLYSAMEDYKIDIMIETGPNARTVQINLSPFTLVGATTRSGLLTAPMRARFGIQSRLQYYNTELLSTIVERSAEILKVPITNDAAIEIAGRSRGTPRICNSLLRRVRDFAQIKGNGNIDMDISKFSLKALNVDAHGLDEMDNKILSTIIDKFKGGPVGITTLATAVSESAETIEEVYEPFLIQQGFIMRTPRGREVTELAYKHLGRIKDGKQGGLF, from the coding sequence ATGAACGAAAATTTGAATCCTACGCCAGATAATTTTTCTGAGGAAGAGCTTGATATTGAAAGAGCTTTAAGGCCAATTACCTTCGATGACTTTACGGGCCAAGAACAAGTCTTGGAGAATTTGAAAATTTTTGTGCAAGCCGCAAATCTGCGCGATGAGGCTTTGGACCATACCTTATTTCATGGACCACCAGGTCTGGGAAAAACAACTTTGGCGCATATTTTGGCAAACGAACTGGGGGTGGGAATCAAAATTACATCAGGACCAGTGCTCGATAAGCCCGGAGATTTAGCAGGACTCTTGACCAATCTAGAAGAAAGGGATGTTCTGTTCATTGATGAAATACACCGCTTAAGTCCCATTGTAGAAGAGTACTTATATTCTGCCATGGAAGATTATAAAATCGATATTATGATAGAAACCGGACCAAACGCAAGAACGGTCCAAATTAATTTAAGTCCTTTTACGCTGGTAGGCGCCACTACCCGTTCAGGATTGTTAACGGCACCAATGCGTGCAAGATTCGGCATACAGAGCAGGTTGCAATATTACAATACCGAATTATTATCGACCATTGTAGAACGCAGTGCAGAAATATTAAAAGTTCCTATTACCAATGACGCTGCCATTGAGATTGCAGGCAGAAGCAGGGGCACACCTAGAATTTGCAATTCTTTGTTGCGAAGAGTAAGGGACTTTGCCCAGATAAAAGGCAATGGTAATATTGATATGGATATTTCAAAATTTAGTTTGAAAGCTTTGAATGTCGATGCTCATGGCCTAGATGAAATGGACAATAAAATACTTAGTACCATCATCGATAAATTTAAGGGAGGCCCTGTAGGGATTACAACCTTGGCCACTGCGGTTTCCGAAAGTGCCGAGACCATTGAGGAAGTATATGAACCTTTTTTGATCCAACAGGGTTTTATCATGCGCACCCCAAGAGGGCGAGAAGTTACCGAACTTGCTTACAAACATCTTGGCCGCATAAAAGATGGAAAGCAAGGAGGGCTGTTTTAA